One window of the Granulicella arctica genome contains the following:
- a CDS encoding L-rhamnose/proton symporter RhaT — protein sequence MSSLATGGLLILLAAVMNASFTLPMKRMPHWQWENIWLVWSGTALIALPFLAAIYTVPHLFAGYKTVDPATLLRVVLFGAAWGVAQVLFGLSVSAIGIALTFSLVLGISAAVGTVVPFVRLHPDLLLTRIGLYVWCGVAVVSLGMVLCAIAGRLREKEAGQLVAGSTTPSFARGLLLACISGLCASFMNLGISFASPLIAMAAAHGSQPYWQLNAVWLPLLIGGAVPNILYCIFLLQRRSTARKFAETSTSSYWLLCVLMAILWFGSSLLFGMANFYLGSLGPVLGWPIFMSLIVILASLLGWVTGEWRTTSARPFRFQIAGITLLTLAVFLFARAGS from the coding sequence ATGAGCAGCCTCGCCACAGGAGGCTTGCTCATCCTCCTAGCCGCAGTGATGAACGCAAGCTTCACCCTCCCCATGAAGCGCATGCCCCACTGGCAGTGGGAGAACATCTGGCTCGTCTGGTCGGGCACGGCCCTCATCGCCCTTCCCTTCCTCGCAGCTATATATACAGTCCCGCATTTATTCGCTGGATACAAAACCGTCGACCCCGCAACCCTCCTTCGCGTCGTCCTCTTCGGTGCAGCATGGGGAGTAGCCCAGGTCCTCTTCGGCCTCAGCGTCTCCGCCATCGGCATAGCCCTAACCTTCTCACTCGTCCTCGGCATCTCTGCCGCGGTCGGCACCGTCGTCCCCTTCGTTCGGCTGCACCCCGACCTCCTGCTCACCCGCATCGGCCTCTACGTCTGGTGCGGCGTTGCCGTCGTCTCGCTCGGCATGGTCCTCTGCGCCATCGCAGGCAGGCTGCGCGAGAAGGAGGCGGGCCAACTCGTAGCTGGTTCAACAACACCATCATTCGCCCGAGGACTCCTGCTCGCCTGCATCAGCGGCCTCTGTGCGAGCTTCATGAATCTCGGCATCTCCTTCGCCAGCCCGTTGATCGCCATGGCCGCGGCGCACGGCAGCCAACCCTACTGGCAGTTGAACGCCGTCTGGTTGCCACTCCTCATCGGCGGCGCAGTCCCCAATATTCTTTACTGCATCTTCCTGCTCCAACGCCGCAGCACTGCTCGCAAATTTGCAGAGACCAGCACCTCCTCCTACTGGCTTCTATGCGTCCTCATGGCGATCCTCTGGTTCGGAAGTTCCTTACTCTTCGGCATGGCGAACTTCTATCTCGGCAGCCTCGGCCCCGTCCTTGGATGGCCCATCTTCATGTCTCTGATCGTCATCCTCGCAAGCCTTCTCGGATGGGTCACCGGTGAGTGGCGCACCACGAGCGCGCGTCCCTTCCGCTTCCAGATCGCAGGCATCACCCTGTTGACCCTGGCAGTCTTCCTCTTCGCACGAGCAGGCAGCTAG
- a CDS encoding ROK family protein has protein sequence MTKAIAIDLGGTHASIAIVANDTLLATTHIEIKATHGLASLLPQLQTAVTDLLASCSTRTTDCIGLSLSLPSLVDFRRGKIVSCNDKYPDATELDLQAWSRTTFDLLLAVENDARAALIGEHYCGAAQGIADVLMLTFGTGIGSALLVGGKPFRTRQAQGGNLGGHIPVSLHGRPCTCGAIGCMEAEASSWALPLIIRDWPGIEASSLFDHPHLNFELLFDLASEGDTIAQSIAAHCIHVWSVGTVGLIHAYGPELVIFGGGVMKSATQILPPLRQYVHQHAWAPSGPVTLSPASLGNDAALYAAVPLLQEFLKGNA, from the coding sequence ATGACCAAAGCCATCGCCATCGACCTCGGCGGCACGCATGCGTCTATAGCAATCGTCGCCAACGACACGCTGCTCGCGACCACCCACATCGAGATCAAGGCCACCCACGGTCTAGCCTCCCTCCTGCCCCAACTTCAGACTGCCGTCACCGATCTACTAGCCTCCTGTTCCACGCGAACTACGGACTGCATCGGCCTCTCACTCAGTCTTCCAAGCCTCGTAGACTTTCGTCGCGGCAAGATCGTCTCCTGCAACGACAAGTATCCCGACGCCACCGAACTCGATCTGCAGGCATGGTCCCGCACCACCTTCGATCTCCTACTCGCCGTAGAAAACGACGCCCGTGCCGCCCTCATCGGCGAGCATTACTGCGGAGCCGCCCAAGGCATCGCCGACGTCCTCATGCTCACCTTCGGCACCGGCATCGGGTCCGCCCTGCTCGTCGGCGGCAAGCCCTTCCGCACACGTCAGGCGCAGGGTGGCAACCTCGGCGGCCACATCCCCGTTTCCCTCCACGGCAGGCCCTGCACCTGCGGAGCCATCGGCTGCATGGAGGCCGAAGCCTCCTCGTGGGCGCTGCCCCTCATCATCCGCGACTGGCCCGGCATCGAGGCCAGTTCCCTCTTCGATCATCCTCACCTCAACTTCGAACTCCTCTTCGACTTGGCGAGCGAGGGTGACACGATCGCGCAGAGCATCGCCGCACACTGCATCCATGTCTGGTCCGTCGGCACCGTAGGCCTCATCCATGCCTACGGGCCCGAGCTTGTAATCTTCGGAGGAGGCGTCATGAAAAGCGCCACCCAGATCCTTCCCCCACTCAGGCAGTACGTGCATCAACACGCCTGGGCACCCTCCGGTCCAGTAACTCTTTCCCCGGCATCGCTAGGCAACGATGCAGCCCTGTATGCGGCAGTCCCACTCCTGCAAGAGTTCCTCAAAGGAAACGCGTGA
- a CDS encoding class I mannose-6-phosphate isomerase, with amino-acid sequence MTSNYDKHPYFDSGLSSNECASCWNEVTSRLTLQQTAGRYILCIECYPGAFEDEIEREIVSRLKPAIVIRASEAYRSPAALQALFARDLTTDPVFGRMSGAVIADFFDEALFQSHQALIAQSEGVILVIGTGATLLAPNRDCFIYADMARWELQLRQRKNLIGNLGLGNLSDRAGDKYKRAFFLDWRAADRLKLQLLPRADWVLDTNSPDQPAMISGITFRATLARAVHSPLRLVPFFDPGPWGGQWMKEKFDLPPEAPNYAWCFDCVPEENSLILSFGDRRFQLPAIDLVFFQPDALMGPAVHARFGLDFPIRFDLLDTMGGGNLSFQVHPLTEYIQSNFGMAYTQDESYYLLDAGDDAVVYLGLRPNIDPIQMASDLAHAQDTGTSFPVDQYANRIEAKKHDHFLIPAGTPHCSGANSMVLEISATPYIFTFKLFDWERLGLDGRPRPVHLDHGLKNIQWDRDEAYVHCELVNVIEPITSGPGWQEERTGLHEREFIETRRHWFTEPAEHDTWGNVNVLNLVEGSEAVVESPSNAFQPFTVHYAETFIIPAAVGRYTIRPVHPNERCATLKAFVRIGVSSQR; translated from the coding sequence GTGACGTCAAACTACGATAAGCATCCCTACTTCGACTCCGGTCTCAGCTCGAACGAATGTGCCTCTTGCTGGAATGAGGTAACATCGCGCCTCACACTCCAACAGACTGCTGGGCGCTACATCCTCTGCATCGAGTGCTATCCCGGCGCCTTCGAAGATGAGATCGAGCGCGAGATCGTCAGTCGCCTGAAACCGGCAATCGTCATCCGGGCCAGCGAAGCATACAGAAGCCCCGCAGCACTACAGGCCCTCTTCGCACGCGATCTCACCACCGACCCGGTCTTCGGCAGGATGAGCGGTGCCGTCATCGCCGACTTCTTCGACGAGGCTCTGTTCCAGTCCCATCAAGCCCTCATCGCCCAAAGCGAAGGCGTCATACTCGTCATCGGCACAGGTGCAACACTCCTCGCACCCAACCGCGACTGCTTCATCTACGCAGACATGGCACGATGGGAGTTACAACTAAGACAGCGCAAGAATCTGATCGGCAACCTCGGCTTGGGCAACTTAAGCGACCGCGCAGGCGACAAGTACAAACGAGCCTTCTTCCTCGACTGGCGAGCCGCCGACCGTCTCAAACTGCAGCTTCTACCGCGCGCAGACTGGGTCCTCGACACCAACTCTCCAGATCAGCCCGCCATGATCTCAGGCATTACCTTCCGTGCCACACTCGCTCGTGCCGTCCACTCCCCACTACGCCTGGTTCCCTTCTTCGACCCCGGCCCATGGGGCGGCCAGTGGATGAAAGAAAAATTCGACCTGCCCCCCGAAGCCCCGAACTACGCATGGTGCTTCGACTGCGTCCCCGAGGAGAACAGCCTGATCCTCAGCTTCGGCGACCGCCGCTTTCAACTCCCCGCAATCGACCTCGTTTTCTTCCAGCCCGACGCCCTCATGGGTCCTGCCGTCCACGCTCGCTTCGGCCTCGACTTCCCCATTCGCTTCGACCTGCTCGACACCATGGGCGGAGGCAATCTCTCCTTCCAGGTGCATCCGCTCACGGAGTACATCCAATCGAACTTCGGCATGGCCTACACCCAGGATGAGAGCTACTATCTCCTCGATGCCGGCGACGATGCAGTCGTTTATCTAGGCTTGCGACCCAACATCGACCCGATCCAGATGGCCTCAGACCTCGCACACGCGCAAGACACCGGAACCTCGTTTCCGGTGGATCAATACGCCAACAGGATCGAAGCAAAGAAGCACGACCATTTCCTCATTCCCGCAGGCACCCCCCACTGCTCCGGCGCGAATAGCATGGTCCTCGAGATCAGCGCCACCCCCTACATCTTCACCTTCAAGCTCTTCGACTGGGAGCGCCTCGGCCTCGACGGCCGCCCCCGGCCAGTCCACCTCGATCACGGCCTCAAGAATATCCAGTGGGATCGAGACGAAGCGTACGTGCACTGCGAACTCGTCAACGTCATCGAACCGATAACGTCCGGCCCGGGTTGGCAGGAGGAGCGCACCGGCCTGCACGAGCGCGAGTTCATCGAGACGCGCCGCCACTGGTTTACGGAGCCCGCAGAGCACGACACCTGGGGAAACGTAAATGTCCTCAACCTGGTCGAGGGTTCCGAAGCTGTGGTCGAAAGTCCTTCTAATGCATTTCAGCCATTCACAGTCCATTACGCAGAAACCTTCATCATCCCCGCCGCAGTGGGCCGTTACACTATTCGCCCGGTTCACCCCAACGAACGCTGTGCAACCCTCAAAGCCTTCGTGAGAATTGGCGTATCGTCGCAGCGCTGA
- a CDS encoding FAD-dependent monooxygenase yields the protein MMEINTALETDITGENERRHLSVLVSGASFAGLATAFWMNRLGYKVTVVEIAKGLKMGGTPVDIKEVTVDVVKRMGLLERIQRSSLKAKTVDFLDIEGQCIARMTAQASDAQESNPEYEIERDTLLQMMFDEVNADVEFLFNDSIARVDESAHEVAITFKSGKQQSFSLLFGCDGNHSSVRRMCFGEESAYSYFLQNYSSISIVNKLLIEEDTAQMYNVPGKVVMLNAYNNKTDIIFCFHSEKEIPYSYRDEDEQRRIILQHFSGEGWRTRELLEEVSRCRGFYFDKMCQIRMPSWTKGRVALVGDAGYCASPAAGMGGSLAIVGATALADAFQKYPEDFEEAFQEYNDSLRPFVEDVQANAVNFGLKMFVPSTEEALRERNVNFGKN from the coding sequence ATGATGGAAATTAACACCGCACTAGAAACTGACATCACCGGAGAAAACGAACGTCGGCATTTGAGTGTCCTCGTGTCTGGAGCAAGTTTCGCTGGGCTTGCTACAGCTTTTTGGATGAATCGACTCGGGTATAAGGTGACGGTCGTCGAGATTGCAAAAGGCCTGAAGATGGGAGGAACGCCTGTCGATATCAAGGAAGTTACGGTGGACGTCGTGAAGCGCATGGGGCTACTGGAGCGAATTCAACGCAGTAGTCTGAAGGCGAAGACGGTAGATTTCCTGGATATCGAAGGACAGTGCATCGCGAGGATGACAGCTCAGGCCAGCGATGCGCAAGAATCGAATCCAGAATATGAAATTGAAAGAGACACCCTTCTCCAAATGATGTTTGACGAGGTGAACGCTGATGTCGAGTTCCTTTTCAATGACAGTATCGCGCGTGTCGATGAATCCGCACACGAGGTCGCCATTACCTTCAAGAGCGGAAAACAACAATCCTTCTCTCTCTTGTTTGGCTGCGATGGCAATCACTCCAGCGTCAGACGGATGTGCTTCGGTGAAGAGTCTGCCTACTCCTATTTTCTTCAGAACTACTCTTCAATTAGCATCGTCAACAAACTTCTGATCGAAGAAGACACAGCACAGATGTACAACGTCCCGGGCAAGGTCGTAATGCTGAATGCCTATAACAACAAGACGGATATCATCTTCTGCTTCCACTCTGAAAAGGAAATTCCATACAGTTATCGCGATGAGGACGAACAGAGACGCATCATCCTCCAGCACTTCAGCGGCGAAGGCTGGCGCACACGCGAGCTGCTGGAGGAAGTGAGCCGCTGTAGAGGGTTCTACTTCGACAAGATGTGCCAGATCCGGATGCCCTCCTGGACCAAAGGACGAGTTGCCCTGGTAGGCGATGCTGGTTATTGCGCTTCACCTGCAGCGGGGATGGGAGGGTCGCTGGCGATTGTCGGAGCAACCGCGCTGGCTGACGCGTTCCAGAAATATCCTGAGGATTTTGAGGAGGCCTTTCAGGAGTACAACGACAGCTTGCGTCCCTTCGTTGAAGACGTTCAGGCGAATGCTGTCAACTTTGGGCTGAAAATGTTTGTGCCGAGTACGGAAGAGGCGCTTCGGGAGAGAAATGTAAACTTCGGCAAAAATTGA
- a CDS encoding amidohydrolase — protein sequence MLFYLDRIDMLSSAAKLPRKISGYVQQNVYVTASGIFSQRYLQWALEVLGPGRILFATDCPFGQAL from the coding sequence GTGCTGTTCTATCTCGACCGCATCGACATGTTGAGTAGCGCCGCAAAGCTGCCTCGCAAAATCTCTGGGTACGTCCAGCAGAACGTCTACGTAACGGCCAGCGGCATCTTCAGCCAGCGATATCTGCAATGGGCGCTGGAGGTTCTCGGTCCCGGTCGCATTCTGTTTGCGACAGATTGTCCGTTCGGGCAGGCGCTGTAA
- a CDS encoding substrate-binding domain-containing protein, protein MADTKLDIAFWDYDRTRPLVDGTVKIDGVDGKFHSAPIVTEIFRGMIADGSFDVSELGFTYFLRTFKNGESPFVAIPVFPNRAFRHSAIFINKASGIETPQDLNGKTIGELALYGHDAGIMPKGMLMHEFGFKPETCKWVIGGLDWPLKPIDFVPHTHSANVQVTDIAKGKELGAMLEAGEIDALISADVPKCMLEHSPKVGRLFPNFREVESDYYKHTGIFPIMHTVVVRRDLLAKHPELSQFIYKGFCDAKKTAQEKYKHGLIFNSMGTMFPWFSQLVEEDLAVLGEDWWPYGIEANRKSIDAVLRYHHEQGITDRLFKIEDIFLPEFLTT, encoded by the coding sequence ATGGCAGACACCAAGCTCGACATTGCATTTTGGGATTACGATCGGACCCGCCCGTTGGTTGATGGCACAGTCAAGATCGATGGCGTTGATGGGAAGTTTCACAGCGCGCCGATCGTCACAGAGATCTTCCGAGGCATGATTGCCGACGGCTCTTTTGATGTCTCGGAGCTTGGATTCACTTACTTTCTGCGCACGTTCAAGAACGGAGAATCACCTTTCGTTGCGATTCCCGTCTTTCCGAATCGTGCTTTTCGGCACTCTGCCATCTTCATCAATAAAGCCAGTGGTATTGAGACGCCTCAAGACTTAAACGGCAAGACGATTGGTGAACTTGCGCTGTATGGCCACGATGCCGGCATCATGCCTAAGGGCATGTTGATGCACGAGTTCGGGTTCAAGCCAGAGACCTGCAAATGGGTCATCGGCGGTTTGGACTGGCCGCTCAAGCCCATCGACTTCGTTCCACACACTCATTCCGCCAACGTTCAGGTCACTGATATTGCGAAAGGCAAAGAATTGGGCGCAATGCTGGAAGCAGGCGAGATCGATGCACTGATCTCGGCAGATGTGCCTAAATGCATGCTCGAACATTCGCCAAAGGTCGGCAGGCTGTTTCCCAACTTCAGGGAGGTGGAGAGCGACTACTACAAGCACACTGGCATCTTCCCGATCATGCACACGGTGGTGGTCCGCCGCGACCTGTTGGCGAAGCACCCTGAGCTGTCGCAGTTCATCTACAAAGGTTTTTGCGATGCAAAGAAGACCGCCCAAGAGAAGTACAAGCATGGGTTGATCTTCAACAGCATGGGAACGATGTTCCCGTGGTTCAGTCAGTTGGTCGAAGAGGATTTGGCTGTCCTGGGCGAGGACTGGTGGCCGTACGGTATCGAGGCAAACCGGAAGTCCATCGACGCGGTGCTCCGCTATCACCATGAACAAGGGATCACAGATCGCCTCTTCAAAATCGAGGACATCTTTCTACCAGAGTTCCTGACAACCTAA
- a CDS encoding MarR family winged helix-turn-helix transcriptional regulator — translation MFKEVSLGAPENAVGFVLWRIGARYQREVDRGLTLINLTNLQFITLALVAWFGREDQPVTQVELARSAGIHPMQVSQTLKALEAKKMVFRKTSKSDTRAKRVEVTSSGLQALQEAFPKVIEVQNRLFGKAGLPGGILLRELLRIDESLDKTVCEEESRH, via the coding sequence ATGTTCAAAGAGGTATCTCTTGGTGCGCCTGAGAATGCCGTTGGATTCGTCCTGTGGCGAATCGGTGCGCGCTATCAACGCGAAGTTGACCGCGGTCTTACTCTCATCAACCTCACTAATCTGCAGTTCATCACACTAGCTCTGGTTGCGTGGTTCGGTCGTGAAGACCAGCCCGTCACTCAGGTCGAACTGGCCCGTTCCGCGGGCATACATCCTATGCAAGTTTCTCAGACACTGAAAGCTTTAGAGGCGAAGAAGATGGTGTTTAGGAAGACAAGCAAGTCGGATACACGCGCAAAGCGAGTGGAAGTCACGAGCAGCGGATTGCAAGCCCTACAGGAGGCGTTTCCGAAGGTGATCGAGGTACAAAACCGCCTCTTTGGCAAAGCTGGACTGCCTGGCGGAATCCTACTCAGAGAACTTCTTCGAATCGACGAGTCGCTGGACAAGACAGTTTGCGAAGAAGAAAGCCGTCACTGA
- a CDS encoding TetR/AcrR family transcriptional regulator has protein sequence MPRPKSTGLPKEEVERLLHTRLLDVASEVFLELGYEAASTAVIAARSHSSKRALYSRFPSKEDLFLAVIDYRTSKIADKVTVLFQNGQSIRPLLSQIATELLGVLLSDEHVALMRLVYTQALQFPKAAQYLTERGPDRGIVNLAAHLKKQMSSGTLVAGDALLAAQQFAGLLIGDLIHRAMLGIAVPRSQKLLDARATSAVDAFLKIYGKA, from the coding sequence ATGCCGAGACCAAAATCGACCGGACTCCCGAAGGAAGAAGTAGAACGGCTGCTTCACACGCGACTACTGGATGTAGCTTCAGAGGTGTTCTTAGAGCTGGGCTACGAAGCAGCCAGCACTGCCGTGATAGCAGCTCGTTCGCACTCCTCCAAACGAGCTTTGTACTCACGGTTCCCGAGCAAGGAAGATCTGTTCTTGGCGGTCATCGACTATCGAACATCGAAGATTGCGGACAAGGTGACCGTGCTGTTCCAGAATGGCCAATCCATTCGACCATTGCTCTCACAAATCGCCACAGAGCTTCTTGGCGTACTTCTGAGCGATGAACATGTCGCTCTCATGCGCCTGGTGTACACGCAGGCCCTTCAATTTCCAAAGGCTGCTCAATACTTGACGGAACGAGGTCCGGATCGCGGCATTGTGAATCTTGCCGCGCACCTCAAGAAGCAGATGAGCAGTGGCACTCTCGTTGCGGGGGACGCTCTCTTGGCCGCGCAACAATTCGCTGGTCTCCTAATAGGCGACTTGATACACCGAGCTATGCTCGGAATTGCCGTCCCTCGATCTCAAAAGCTCCTCGACGCAAGGGCGACATCAGCCGTGGATGCCTTTCTGAAGATCTACGGGAAGGCGTAA
- a CDS encoding DUF6640 family protein, whose amino-acid sequence MRLPLISRVVFYFVSVYLVVGAHVADYSRTHLLDPRWPPHAKFHDGQTLMFSIFLGALTIYFASVRTQDKALTLTATTSFAALYWVTQALAIVYPGTAFMDPEFDGPSAYLLGIPAQVVVDVLALSLIAFATIYAARKQSS is encoded by the coding sequence ATGCGCTTACCACTCATCAGTCGTGTCGTTTTTTATTTCGTCAGTGTCTACCTCGTGGTTGGTGCTCACGTAGCCGACTACAGCCGGACCCATCTTCTTGATCCCCGATGGCCGCCACATGCAAAGTTTCACGACGGTCAGACCCTAATGTTCTCAATTTTCCTCGGCGCTCTGACGATTTATTTCGCAAGCGTTAGGACACAGGATAAAGCTTTGACCTTGACTGCCACGACCTCGTTTGCCGCACTCTATTGGGTGACCCAGGCATTGGCCATTGTGTACCCAGGCACGGCATTTATGGATCCAGAGTTCGACGGTCCTAGCGCGTATCTATTGGGGATCCCGGCTCAAGTCGTCGTCGACGTACTTGCCTTAAGCCTTATTGCCTTTGCCACAATCTATGCTGCACGCAAACAATCAAGTTAG
- a CDS encoding DoxX family protein, giving the protein MSKRTKVLYWVITLIVLLPTALSGLPELFTNGPQSTVDAYQTLGYPLYLMKILGAAKLAGAVVLLLERSQRLGEWAYAGFTILFLGATASHLFVGDLAHAPIPFAFFLLLLASYALHNKLRTQLSESVAVEQ; this is encoded by the coding sequence ATGTCAAAGCGAACTAAGGTTCTCTATTGGGTGATTACCCTTATTGTCCTCTTGCCAACGGCACTTTCGGGCCTTCCGGAACTATTCACGAATGGTCCTCAGAGTACGGTAGATGCGTATCAAACGCTCGGCTACCCTCTTTACCTGATGAAGATTCTTGGAGCAGCAAAGCTCGCCGGAGCCGTTGTCCTTCTCCTAGAGCGCTCACAACGACTCGGGGAGTGGGCCTACGCCGGATTCACCATTCTATTTCTTGGAGCAACAGCGTCCCACTTGTTCGTGGGTGACTTGGCCCATGCTCCGATACCGTTCGCATTTTTCCTTCTGCTCCTCGCATCCTATGCACTTCACAACAAACTACGCACCCAACTTTCGGAATCGGTCGCTGTAGAACAATAA
- a CDS encoding amidohydrolase family protein, with translation MIKPIAIEEHFLTTEIRAARATSVIGQEGTGGLDRREIDERVNDLGEQRLALKDKSGVDIHVLSVTTPALHNLEPEESVALPRRTNDLFAVMIAKYSTRFSGFASSSEE, from the coding sequence ATGATAAAGCCGATCGCGATTGAAGAGCATTTCCTAACTACGGAAATCCGGGCGGCCAGGGCAACATCTGTAATCGGACAAGAGGGCACAGGCGGGCTCGATCGTAGGGAGATCGACGAGCGAGTCAACGACCTGGGAGAGCAGCGACTAGCGTTGAAGGATAAGAGCGGTGTCGACATCCACGTGCTGTCCGTGACCACGCCAGCGCTGCACAACCTTGAGCCGGAGGAGAGCGTGGCTCTGCCCCGGCGTACCAACGATCTCTTCGCCGTTATGATAGCGAAGTACTCCACACGCTTTTCAGGATTTGCGAGCTCGAGCGAGGAGTGA
- a CDS encoding AraC family transcriptional regulator, translating into MDPFLDLIQLLRPQAALWSRIDAGGRWGVSFRQRDDVLFCWVQSGECHLVSPAMQPLRLSTDDFALVRTSTPFVLASDLAVEPEDSENIVAATGNTAMKLGDDTNFPVILRGGRFVFDSANQELLLGLLPQVVHIASSDPTSRQLRALLSMNEVESRLPGLGSEFVTARLMELIFVEILRSEALRLNPMQTGLLAGMADPVVGLALRAMHAKVAQPWTVASLARYCGISRSGFSQRFNQVVGISPIEYLQRWRIALAKDRLLRTTRSVGEIALSIGFQSASAFSTAFTRAAGCSPKRFAEEALRAGLAAK; encoded by the coding sequence ATGGATCCTTTTCTTGACCTCATTCAGCTGTTGCGGCCGCAGGCCGCCCTTTGGTCTCGCATTGATGCGGGAGGCCGCTGGGGCGTTTCGTTCCGCCAGAGAGATGACGTGCTCTTCTGCTGGGTGCAAAGTGGGGAGTGTCACCTTGTGAGTCCGGCGATGCAACCGCTCCGGCTGAGTACGGACGATTTCGCGCTGGTGCGAACATCCACACCATTCGTGCTGGCTTCTGACCTGGCTGTGGAACCCGAGGATAGCGAAAATATTGTGGCGGCCACGGGAAACACAGCCATGAAGCTGGGTGATGATACGAATTTTCCTGTGATTCTCCGTGGAGGGCGGTTTGTTTTCGATAGCGCTAATCAGGAGTTGCTGCTTGGGCTGCTGCCGCAGGTGGTGCATATCGCTTCGAGCGATCCGACCTCGAGACAGTTGCGTGCTCTGCTCTCGATGAACGAAGTGGAGTCCAGATTGCCGGGGCTGGGCAGTGAGTTCGTTACAGCGCGTCTCATGGAACTGATCTTTGTAGAGATTTTACGCAGCGAGGCACTGCGACTGAACCCCATGCAGACGGGGTTGCTTGCAGGCATGGCTGACCCGGTGGTGGGCCTTGCGCTGAGGGCCATGCACGCCAAGGTAGCGCAGCCCTGGACCGTAGCCTCGCTGGCGCGATACTGCGGTATATCGCGCTCCGGTTTCAGCCAACGCTTCAATCAGGTGGTAGGTATTTCACCAATCGAGTACCTGCAGCGGTGGCGCATCGCGCTTGCCAAGGACCGACTTCTTCGGACTACCCGCAGCGTGGGCGAGATCGCACTATCCATTGGGTTTCAGTCGGCTAGCGCATTCAGCACCGCATTCACTCGCGCCGCTGGCTGCTCGCCTAAACGCTTCGCCGAAGAGGCCCTGAGGGCCGGGCTGGCCGCAAAGTAG
- a CDS encoding DUF4386 domain-containing protein translates to MTHRFDSRLAGCAYLSYVVFTMASSILYGRATAGESDSQALANLSRTISQARVTVLLDLLQIVCAVVLAVTLYRLVSSVNPTIALLAMFFRLGEGLLGFLPLLSKLELMRLATDPSVAFANASSVLLLANENLHRPDDGFSQFCFVVGGFMFAYLFLRGRLIPRWLGWIGVVTIGAQLICVPLHIAMIIPGSVVDMLWMPILLYEIPLGIWLIMRGTPCVCAPVASGKSDI, encoded by the coding sequence ATGACGCACCGTTTTGACTCTAGGCTTGCCGGCTGCGCTTATCTCAGCTATGTCGTCTTCACCATGGCGAGCTCTATCCTCTACGGGAGAGCGACTGCGGGGGAAAGTGATTCGCAAGCGCTAGCGAATCTCTCACGCACGATCTCGCAAGCGCGCGTCACCGTCCTGCTAGACCTCTTACAAATTGTCTGTGCAGTGGTACTCGCCGTTACCTTGTATAGGCTGGTGAGTAGCGTAAATCCCACCATCGCCTTGCTAGCCATGTTCTTCCGGCTTGGGGAAGGTTTACTTGGCTTTCTGCCGCTACTTAGCAAGCTTGAACTGATGCGGCTCGCAACGGATCCTTCTGTGGCGTTTGCAAATGCATCAAGCGTTCTATTGCTTGCCAACGAAAACCTGCACCGACCCGACGACGGGTTCAGTCAATTCTGCTTTGTTGTTGGCGGCTTTATGTTCGCCTATCTGTTCCTGCGTGGAAGGTTGATCCCTCGGTGGCTTGGTTGGATTGGAGTGGTGACGATCGGGGCGCAGTTGATCTGCGTTCCCCTTCACATTGCCATGATCATTCCGGGATCCGTTGTTGACATGCTCTGGATGCCCATCCTCCTATATGAAATTCCCTTGGGGATTTGGCTCATCATGAGGGGCACTCCATGCGTATGCGCTCCCGTAGCCAGCGGAAAAAGCGATATTTGA